The Paraburkholderia acidisoli genome contains a region encoding:
- the proB gene encoding glutamate 5-kinase, producing the protein MRSVIADSRRLVVKVGSSLVTNDGRGLDHAAIGRWAAQIAALRAQGKEVVLVSSGAIAEGMQRLGWTKRPREIDELQAAAAVGQMGLAQVYESRFAEHDIRTAQILLTHADLADRERYLNARSTLLTLLRLGVVPIINENDTVVTDEIKFGDNDTLGALVANLIEGDALVILTDQSGLYTADPRKDPAATLVREADAGKPELEAMAGGAGSSLGRGGMLTKILAAKRAAHSGANTVIASGRETEVLVRLAQGEAIGTQLIARTARMAARKQWMADHLQVRGHVVIDDGAVNKVMADGKSLLPIGVIGVQGAFARGEVIACLNASGAEVARGLTNYSSAETKLIQRHASGDIEGILGYMLEPELIHRDNLVLV; encoded by the coding sequence ATGCGTTCCGTCATCGCCGATTCGCGGCGTCTGGTAGTGAAAGTCGGTTCGAGCCTCGTCACCAACGACGGTCGGGGCCTCGATCATGCGGCAATCGGCCGCTGGGCCGCGCAAATCGCGGCACTGCGTGCGCAGGGCAAGGAAGTCGTGCTCGTGAGTTCGGGTGCGATCGCCGAAGGCATGCAACGGCTGGGCTGGACGAAGCGACCGCGCGAGATCGACGAACTGCAGGCAGCGGCCGCCGTCGGCCAGATGGGCCTCGCGCAGGTCTACGAGAGCCGCTTCGCCGAGCACGACATCCGCACCGCGCAGATCCTGCTCACGCACGCCGACCTGGCCGACCGCGAGCGTTATCTCAACGCGCGCTCCACGCTGCTCACGCTGCTGCGCCTGGGCGTGGTGCCGATCATCAACGAGAACGACACGGTCGTCACCGACGAAATCAAGTTCGGCGATAACGACACGCTCGGCGCGCTCGTCGCGAACCTGATCGAAGGCGACGCGCTCGTCATCCTCACCGACCAAAGCGGGCTCTACACGGCCGACCCGCGCAAGGACCCGGCCGCCACGCTGGTGCGCGAAGCCGACGCCGGCAAGCCCGAACTCGAAGCCATGGCGGGCGGCGCGGGCTCGAGCCTCGGCCGCGGCGGCATGCTGACCAAGATTCTCGCGGCCAAGCGCGCGGCGCACAGCGGCGCGAACACGGTCATCGCGAGCGGCCGCGAGACCGAAGTGCTCGTGCGGCTGGCGCAGGGCGAGGCCATCGGCACGCAGCTCATCGCGCGCACCGCGCGCATGGCGGCGCGCAAGCAGTGGATGGCCGACCACCTGCAGGTGCGCGGCCACGTGGTGATCGACGACGGCGCCGTCAACAAGGTCATGGCGGACGGCAAGAGCCTGCTGCCCATCGGCGTGATCGGCGTGCAGGGCGCATTCGCGCGCGGCGAGGTCATTGCCTGTCTGAACGCGTCGGGCGCGGAAGTGGCGCGCGGCCTCACCAACTACAGCAGCGCGGAAACCAAGCTGATCCAGCGTCACGCGAGCGGCGACATCGAAGGCATCCTCGGCTACATGCTGGAGCCGGAGCTGATTCACCGCGACAATCTCGTGCTCGTTTGA
- the cgtA gene encoding Obg family GTPase CgtA, translating into MKFIDEAKIEVIAGDGGDGSASMRREKFVPFGGPDGGDGGRGGSVWAVADRNINTLIDYRYTKKHQARNGENGRGSDCYGKGGDDITLRMPVGTTITDQDTGELIADLTEHEQRVMVAHGGAGGLGNLHFKSSTNRAPRQKTDGKPGERRMLKLELKVLADVGLLGMPNAGKSTFISSVSNAKPKIADYPFTTLAPNLGVVRVGPSRSFVIADIPGLIEGAAEGAGLGHQFLRHLQRTNLLLHLVDLAPFDETVDPVAEAKAIVGELRKYDELLFEKPRWLVLNKLDMVPEDERAARIADFVERFEWKGPVFEISALTGQGCENLCYAIYDYVSEHSDARRAAEAEDLASDVRFREQQNVAGASEGAAPTQEPQE; encoded by the coding sequence ATGAAGTTCATTGACGAAGCGAAGATCGAAGTCATCGCCGGTGATGGGGGTGATGGCAGCGCGTCGATGCGGCGCGAAAAGTTCGTCCCGTTCGGCGGGCCGGATGGTGGTGACGGCGGGCGCGGCGGCAGCGTCTGGGCGGTCGCGGACCGCAACATCAACACGCTGATCGACTACCGCTACACGAAGAAGCACCAGGCGCGCAACGGCGAAAACGGCCGCGGCTCCGACTGCTACGGCAAGGGCGGCGACGACATCACGCTGCGCATGCCGGTGGGCACGACCATCACCGACCAGGACACGGGCGAGCTGATCGCCGACCTCACCGAGCACGAGCAGCGCGTCATGGTCGCGCACGGCGGCGCGGGCGGCCTTGGCAACCTGCATTTCAAGTCGTCCACGAATCGCGCGCCGCGCCAGAAAACCGACGGCAAGCCGGGCGAGCGCCGCATGCTCAAGCTTGAGCTGAAGGTGCTGGCCGACGTCGGTCTGCTCGGCATGCCGAACGCGGGCAAGTCCACCTTCATCTCGTCGGTGTCGAACGCGAAGCCGAAGATCGCCGACTACCCGTTCACGACGCTCGCGCCCAATCTGGGCGTGGTGCGCGTGGGTCCGAGCCGCAGCTTCGTGATCGCCGATATTCCGGGCCTGATCGAAGGCGCGGCGGAAGGCGCGGGTCTCGGCCACCAGTTCCTGCGCCATCTGCAGCGCACGAATCTGCTGCTGCATCTCGTCGATCTCGCCCCGTTCGACGAAACGGTCGATCCGGTCGCGGAAGCGAAGGCCATCGTCGGCGAACTGCGTAAATACGACGAGCTGCTGTTCGAAAAGCCGCGCTGGCTCGTGCTGAACAAGCTCGACATGGTGCCGGAAGACGAGCGCGCCGCGCGTATCGCCGACTTCGTCGAGCGCTTCGAGTGGAAGGGTCCCGTGTTCGAGATTTCGGCGCTCACGGGCCAGGGCTGCGAGAACCTCTGCTACGCCATCTACGACTACGTCTCCGAGCATTCGGATGCGCGCCGTGCGGCCGAGGCGGAAGACCTCGCATCCGACGTGCGTTTTCGCGAGCAGCAGAATGTGGCGGGCGCGAGCGAAGGCGCCGCGCCCACGCAGGAACCGCAGGAGTAA
- the rpmA gene encoding 50S ribosomal protein L27, giving the protein MAHKKAGGSSRNGRDSESKRLGVKVYGGQAILAGGIIVRQRGTRMHPGNNVGIGKDHTLYALVDGHVAFTTKGAANKHTVTVVPAAV; this is encoded by the coding sequence ATGGCACACAAAAAGGCAGGCGGGTCGTCACGTAACGGCCGCGATTCCGAGTCGAAACGACTTGGCGTGAAGGTGTACGGCGGCCAGGCAATCCTCGCCGGCGGCATCATCGTTCGCCAGCGCGGCACGCGTATGCACCCGGGCAACAACGTCGGCATCGGCAAGGACCACACGCTCTACGCGCTGGTCGACGGCCACGTCGCGTTCACGACCAAGGGCGCAGCTAACAAGCACACGGTCACCGTCGTCCCGGCAGCGGTCTAA
- the rplU gene encoding 50S ribosomal protein L21, translating into MYAVIKTGGKQYKVAVGEKLKVEQIPADIDAEITLDQVLAVGEGESIKFGTPLVGGASVKATVVSHGRHAKVTIFKMRRRKHYQKHGGHRQNYTELRIDAINA; encoded by the coding sequence ATGTACGCGGTCATAAAAACCGGCGGCAAGCAGTACAAAGTTGCCGTTGGCGAAAAACTTAAAGTAGAACAGATACCGGCTGACATTGACGCAGAAATCACGCTCGACCAGGTGCTCGCAGTGGGCGAAGGCGAATCGATTAAGTTCGGTACGCCGCTGGTCGGTGGGGCTTCCGTCAAGGCCACCGTTGTGTCGCACGGTCGTCACGCCAAAGTGACCATCTTCAAGATGCGTCGCCGGAAGCACTACCAGAAGCATGGCGGCCACCGCCAGAACTACACCGAACTGCGCATCGACGCGATCAACGCGTAA
- a CDS encoding polyprenyl synthetase family protein: MSSTATPTPSAATLLAPIVSDMEQVNRVIRQSLASEVMLINQISEYIIGAGGKRLRPALLLLVAGALGDRGTHRHVLAAVVEFIHTATLLHDDVVDESDLRRGRQTANALFGNAASVLVGDYLYSRSFEMMVGVGKMRVMEILSSATTIISEGEVLQLLNMHDADVDTARYMQVIRYKTAKLFEAAAQLGAVLAGADAHAEEAAAEYGRRIGTAFQIMDDWLDYTGTPESMGKNAGDDLREGKPTLPLIWLIEHGTAAEAALAREAIEQGGTTRFDEIFAAITRSGALDHTLQCAKAEAQAAADAISAFPPSIYKDSLLELCSYSTTRQS, translated from the coding sequence ATGTCGTCCACCGCCACCCCTACTCCCAGCGCAGCCACCCTGCTTGCTCCCATCGTCAGCGACATGGAGCAGGTGAATCGTGTCATCCGGCAGAGTCTGGCGTCCGAGGTGATGCTGATCAACCAGATCTCCGAGTACATCATCGGCGCGGGCGGCAAGCGTCTGCGTCCGGCCTTGCTGTTGCTGGTGGCCGGCGCGCTCGGCGACCGCGGCACGCATCGCCACGTGCTCGCGGCCGTCGTCGAATTCATCCATACGGCCACGCTCCTGCACGACGACGTGGTCGACGAGTCCGACCTGCGGCGCGGCCGCCAGACGGCCAACGCGCTGTTCGGCAACGCGGCGAGCGTGCTGGTCGGCGACTATCTGTATTCGCGCTCGTTCGAGATGATGGTGGGCGTGGGCAAGATGCGCGTGATGGAGATCCTCTCCTCGGCCACGACGATCATTTCCGAAGGCGAGGTGCTCCAGCTCCTGAACATGCACGACGCCGACGTGGACACGGCGCGCTACATGCAGGTGATCCGCTACAAGACGGCCAAGCTGTTCGAGGCGGCGGCGCAACTGGGCGCGGTGCTCGCGGGCGCCGACGCGCACGCCGAAGAAGCGGCCGCCGAATACGGCCGGCGCATCGGCACGGCGTTCCAGATCATGGACGACTGGCTCGACTACACGGGCACGCCGGAATCCATGGGCAAGAACGCCGGCGACGACCTGCGCGAAGGCAAGCCCACGCTGCCGCTGATCTGGTTGATCGAGCACGGCACGGCGGCGGAAGCGGCGCTCGCGCGCGAAGCCATCGAGCAAGGCGGCACCACGCGCTTCGACGAGATTTTCGCGGCTATCACGCGCTCGGGCGCGCTCGACCACACGCTCCAGTGCGCGAAAGCCGAGGCTCAGGCGGCCGCCGACGCAATTTCGGCGTTCCCCCCTTCCATTTACAAAGATAGCCTGCTAGAATTATGTTCTTACTCGACGACGCGCCAGTCTTGA
- a CDS encoding site-specific integrase encodes MDVASIENRSRYQVSVKNRDDLTQLFPHTAKSKAEAYSRELTAQGLRPKLGRLDDCFIVRDRSVSRKNQTLHACSYKDAETIVLNLKAEHRRSLFIDYARGLQTTFAELLIRYLRDEAPRHKSFEVEAYKINALLQDAGLPRQDLAEIIANHPNVHPKVASTKLRTPSGARMGQVSEASKFIRKGFAELVPEDFRDYIDERCDVVSAATVDREIDIFSAVCRIAIDSWRIHVAQNPMAGVRRPKYFNERDRRLKDGEEDRLLAGAHAEDKEASIAARLEQLMQKERQEATDAATVYRRKQVVKSARQLYLPEAEQTYEHVPLLETFVHFQLMTAARRSETLTLTWSNVDLAAQIAYLPETKNGRARKVPLRADLVEMLRALPRTHDVVFPIGVDGLRKAWRRICAQAGLAEDDDLRIHDLRHEAISRVAEAGSNTPGGFSLVDLQAFSGHRDTRMLLRYAHLCTQSLAKRLDAAFASSDESHSHHGRRRLRTDASVSIGDIIRDSTVMSPEADVANELPCIGVSAAGSNAMNVIRVDFARKLA; translated from the coding sequence ATGGACGTGGCGTCCATCGAAAACCGTTCGCGCTATCAGGTCTCGGTCAAGAACCGCGACGACCTCACCCAACTCTTCCCCCACACGGCCAAGTCCAAAGCCGAAGCGTACAGCCGGGAACTCACGGCTCAAGGGCTCCGGCCCAAACTCGGCCGACTCGACGATTGCTTTATTGTTCGCGACCGCAGCGTTTCCCGAAAGAATCAGACGCTCCATGCGTGCAGCTACAAAGACGCGGAAACGATTGTGCTGAATCTCAAAGCAGAGCATCGGCGCAGCCTGTTCATCGACTATGCCCGCGGGCTTCAGACGACCTTCGCTGAACTGCTGATTCGATACCTGCGCGACGAGGCGCCGCGCCACAAGAGCTTCGAAGTCGAGGCTTACAAAATCAACGCTTTGCTGCAAGATGCCGGACTGCCTCGCCAGGACCTGGCCGAAATCATCGCAAACCACCCCAACGTCCATCCGAAAGTGGCTTCCACGAAGCTTCGCACCCCCAGCGGGGCACGGATGGGTCAGGTATCGGAAGCCAGCAAGTTCATCCGGAAAGGTTTTGCGGAACTTGTCCCAGAAGACTTCAGAGATTACATCGATGAACGGTGCGATGTCGTTTCCGCAGCCACGGTCGACCGCGAAATCGACATTTTCTCAGCCGTCTGCCGCATTGCCATCGACTCCTGGCGTATTCACGTCGCCCAGAATCCGATGGCCGGGGTGCGGCGCCCGAAATATTTCAACGAGCGTGACCGTCGCCTGAAGGACGGGGAGGAAGACCGCCTGCTCGCAGGAGCGCACGCTGAAGACAAGGAGGCGTCGATAGCCGCCCGACTCGAACAGCTCATGCAGAAAGAGCGCCAGGAGGCGACCGATGCTGCCACGGTGTACCGCCGCAAGCAGGTGGTCAAGAGTGCCCGGCAGTTGTACTTGCCCGAAGCTGAACAGACTTACGAGCATGTGCCATTGCTCGAGACCTTCGTGCACTTCCAGCTGATGACTGCTGCGCGCCGAAGCGAAACACTGACGCTCACCTGGTCAAATGTCGACCTCGCGGCGCAAATCGCATATCTGCCTGAAACGAAAAACGGCCGAGCGCGCAAGGTTCCTCTTCGCGCTGACCTGGTTGAAATGCTGCGTGCTTTACCCAGAACCCATGATGTCGTATTTCCGATTGGCGTCGATGGCCTTCGCAAAGCATGGCGGCGAATTTGCGCGCAGGCTGGCCTGGCCGAAGATGATGACCTGCGCATTCATGACCTTCGCCATGAGGCGATTTCCCGCGTAGCAGAGGCGGGCAGTAACACTCCGGGCGGCTTCTCGTTGGTCGACCTTCAGGCATTCAGCGGCCACCGCGACACGCGCATGCTGCTCCGGTACGCACATCTCTGCACTCAAAGCCTGGCGAAACGGCTGGACGCTGCGTTTGCCTCATCCGATGAGTCGCATTCCCATCACGGCAGGCGACGTTTGAGAACCGACGCATCCGTCAGTATCGGAGACATCATTCGGGACTCGACCGTGATGTCTCCGGAAGCTGACGTCGCAAACGAATTGCCCTGTATCGGCGTTAGCGCGGCTGGTAGCAACGCCATGAACGTCATCCGCGTCGACTTTGCACGGAAACTTGCGTAG